One Candidatus Baltobacteraceae bacterium genomic window carries:
- a CDS encoding LuxR C-terminal-related transcriptional regulator, producing the protein MLEGDPSDARHLIAAAVHFFAVLSHDIPSADAFRRLERHLPSLAGDEGLAASRFHVVRSLAWWHALSGRYSNAMKFVFESMREARRQTEQLNAYLDHAMIAVFANEQRSPSAIAAYAAAVGIFDTIEWPSILTAELAVLPLAAQVAAEFGAFDDAKRFCRMAATISRGRRYGALVSEATALTYANADRRRSIAAAADAYQTYESFGFTWRAARMAILLLRLTRAEAWRSRAIEQLRECPDGPFHRRLERPHGLTRRQEDVLQLVRLGYDDARIAEELGVSYKTVRIHIGSLFRWYGVRNRSALMAKAGTLGVDSPQL; encoded by the coding sequence ATGCTTGAAGGTGATCCTTCTGACGCGAGGCACCTCATCGCGGCCGCGGTGCATTTTTTTGCCGTGCTTTCGCACGACATCCCTTCAGCTGACGCTTTCCGCCGGCTCGAGCGGCATCTTCCAAGCCTCGCCGGCGACGAAGGTCTTGCCGCTTCCAGATTCCACGTCGTCCGCTCTCTCGCGTGGTGGCACGCGCTCTCCGGACGATATTCGAACGCCATGAAGTTCGTCTTCGAATCGATGCGCGAAGCACGCCGGCAGACGGAGCAGCTGAACGCATACCTCGACCATGCGATGATCGCGGTCTTCGCGAACGAGCAGCGCTCGCCGTCGGCGATCGCAGCGTACGCTGCCGCGGTCGGCATCTTCGATACGATCGAATGGCCGTCGATCCTCACCGCCGAGCTCGCGGTTTTACCGTTGGCGGCCCAGGTCGCCGCCGAGTTTGGCGCATTCGACGACGCAAAACGGTTCTGCCGGATGGCCGCGACGATCTCGCGCGGCCGGCGCTACGGCGCGCTCGTGTCCGAAGCGACGGCGCTGACATACGCAAACGCCGATCGGCGTCGGTCGATCGCCGCAGCGGCGGACGCGTACCAAACGTACGAGAGCTTCGGTTTCACCTGGCGCGCCGCCCGGATGGCAATACTCCTTCTCCGGCTGACGCGCGCTGAGGCGTGGAGGTCTCGGGCAATCGAGCAGCTGCGAGAATGCCCCGACGGCCCGTTCCATCGCCGGCTCGAGCGTCCGCACGGGCTAACCAGACGGCAAGAGGACGTGTTGCAACTCGTGCGCCTCGGTTATGACGATGCACGCATCGCCGAGGAGCTCGGCGTCTCGTACAAAACCGTGCGCATCCACATTGGAAGTCTCTTCCGATGGTACGGCGTACGCAATCGCAGCGCGCTCATGGCGAAGGCGGGTACGCTAGGCGTAGATTCCCCGCAGCTTTAA
- a CDS encoding Glu/Leu/Phe/Val dehydrogenase, whose protein sequence is MTTAVREVSVFGDGIAYFNEAADLLELDSGMRRILTHPSRQIIFSIPFQRDSGEFEVYTGYRVQYNFARGPAKGGIRYHPGVTLDEVTALAFWMTWKCAVVDLPFGGGKGGVTCDPSTLSTNELERITRRYAAELVEVVGPDKDVPAPDVNTTPQVMAWFMDTYSMHVRQNVPGVVTGKPLEIGGSRGRVEATGRGVTICALDEMNEMGLRPEQTRVVVQGFGNVGLYAAKLFVERGCKVVGISDVTGAFYNKAGIDVFAAIENAAKNRSLEGFKGGDRITNAELLTCECDVLVPAALEKVFNAENANKVQAKLIVEGANGPTTPEADRIFKQNGIVVIPDIMANAGGVTVSYFEWAQDRMGYFWKEAEVNERLEDVLLSNLAELRKIKNARNSSFRTAAYALAIDRVVKALKLRGIYA, encoded by the coding sequence ATGACCACTGCGGTACGCGAAGTCTCGGTTTTTGGAGACGGCATCGCCTATTTCAACGAAGCAGCCGATCTTCTGGAACTGGACTCCGGGATGCGTCGCATCCTCACGCACCCTTCGCGTCAAATCATTTTCTCGATCCCGTTTCAGCGCGATAGCGGCGAATTCGAAGTTTACACCGGATATCGCGTCCAATACAATTTCGCGCGCGGGCCGGCGAAGGGCGGCATCCGCTACCATCCGGGCGTGACGCTCGATGAAGTGACCGCGCTCGCGTTTTGGATGACGTGGAAGTGTGCGGTGGTCGACCTTCCTTTCGGCGGCGGCAAGGGCGGCGTTACCTGCGATCCATCGACGCTCTCGACCAACGAACTGGAGCGGATCACGCGCCGGTACGCGGCTGAACTGGTCGAGGTCGTCGGTCCCGACAAAGACGTGCCGGCCCCCGACGTCAACACGACGCCGCAGGTCATGGCGTGGTTCATGGACACGTACTCGATGCACGTGCGGCAGAACGTTCCCGGTGTCGTAACCGGAAAGCCGCTCGAGATCGGCGGATCGCGCGGGCGCGTCGAGGCGACCGGACGCGGCGTAACGATTTGCGCGCTCGACGAAATGAACGAGATGGGCTTGCGCCCCGAACAGACGCGCGTCGTCGTGCAGGGTTTCGGCAATGTCGGCCTCTATGCGGCCAAGCTCTTCGTCGAACGCGGTTGCAAGGTCGTCGGCATCTCCGACGTTACCGGCGCATTCTATAACAAAGCCGGCATCGATGTGTTCGCCGCGATCGAAAACGCGGCAAAGAATCGCAGCCTCGAAGGTTTCAAGGGCGGCGACCGCATCACCAACGCAGAGCTGCTCACCTGCGAGTGCGACGTGCTGGTCCCGGCGGCGCTCGAGAAAGTCTTCAACGCCGAGAATGCGAACAAGGTTCAGGCGAAACTGATCGTCGAGGGCGCGAACGGTCCCACGACGCCCGAAGCCGACCGCATCTTCAAACAGAACGGCATCGTGGTGATTCCCGACATCATGGCCAACGCCGGCGGCGTCACCGTTTCGTACTTCGAGTGGGCGCAAGACCGGATGGGCTACTTTTGGAAGGAGGCCGAGGTCAACGAACGGCTCGAAGACGTGCTGCTCTCCAATCTTGCGGAATTGCGCAAGATCAAGAACGCGCGCAACTCGTCGTTTCGAACCGCGGCCTACGCGCTCGCCATCGATCGCGTCGTCAAAGCGTTAAAGCTGCGGGGAATCTACGCCTAG